A window of Candidatus Vicinibacter proximus contains these coding sequences:
- a CDS encoding efflux transporter outer membrane subunit yields MKTNYSLLILVALYLGACKVPSYVSREENKSVPSRYSNAQDTLNSASIQWRNYFNDPILIALIDTALKNNQELNMVLQEIEISKNEISIRKGEYLPFVNLRSGAVADRAGKYTWNGFSEEDLKQDPDRGPKYIGDFLIGTYFSWELDVWKKLRNARKSAVLKYLSTVEGKNFLITNMISEMASSYYELIALDNLLDIVEKNIDLQTNALEVIKLEKDAAKVTQLAVNRFEAQLLYTKNLQYSIRQRIVETENKINFLAGRFPQRINRNSGLFLKTSFEEVNEGIPSQLLANRPDIKKAEQQLAAAKLDVLSAKTNFYPSFKITAGLGLQAFNPTHLIHPESFLYNLGGDLMAPLINKNAIKANYLNANAQKVQAVYNYERSVLNAFIEVVNQLNAIENFTKSYETKLKEVDILNNSVGISNSLFRSARADYIEVLLTQREALESTIDLTEIKLKQLMAKINMYKALGGGWN; encoded by the coding sequence ATGAAAACTAATTATTCTTTACTCATATTGGTAGCTCTGTATTTAGGTGCCTGCAAAGTACCCTCCTATGTAAGCCGGGAGGAAAATAAATCAGTTCCTTCCAGGTACAGCAACGCGCAGGATACACTCAACAGTGCATCCATTCAATGGAGAAATTATTTTAATGACCCCATCTTGATTGCGCTGATTGATACAGCATTAAAGAATAACCAGGAATTGAATATGGTATTGCAGGAAATCGAAATCAGCAAAAATGAGATAAGCATAAGAAAAGGTGAATACCTACCTTTTGTGAACCTTCGATCAGGAGCTGTTGCAGACAGGGCAGGCAAGTATACATGGAATGGGTTTTCCGAAGAAGACTTGAAACAAGATCCAGACAGAGGACCCAAATACATTGGCGACTTCTTGATTGGTACTTACTTTTCCTGGGAACTTGATGTTTGGAAAAAACTGAGGAATGCAAGGAAATCCGCAGTATTGAAATATCTATCCACTGTAGAAGGAAAAAATTTTCTCATTACGAACATGATATCAGAAATGGCCAGTTCATATTATGAGTTAATAGCATTGGATAATTTATTGGATATTGTTGAAAAGAACATTGATCTTCAAACGAACGCGCTGGAAGTAATTAAACTTGAAAAAGATGCGGCAAAAGTAACACAGTTGGCTGTCAACCGATTTGAGGCTCAATTATTGTACACAAAAAATTTGCAGTACAGTATACGCCAGCGGATTGTAGAAACTGAAAACAAAATCAATTTTCTTGCAGGACGTTTTCCTCAAAGGATTAATAGAAATTCTGGCTTATTTTTAAAAACAAGTTTTGAGGAAGTAAACGAAGGCATTCCTTCCCAATTGCTGGCCAACAGACCGGATATCAAAAAAGCGGAACAGCAATTGGCCGCTGCTAAATTGGACGTACTATCCGCTAAAACCAATTTTTATCCTTCGTTTAAAATAACCGCAGGTTTAGGTTTGCAAGCTTTTAATCCTACACATCTCATCCATCCGGAATCCTTTCTTTATAACCTTGGAGGAGATTTGATGGCTCCGCTGATCAACAAAAATGCCATCAAGGCAAATTACCTGAATGCCAATGCCCAAAAGGTACAGGCTGTATACAATTATGAACGATCTGTATTAAATGCTTTTATTGAAGTAGTGAATCAGTTAAACGCAATAGAAAATTTTACCAAAAGCTATGAAACAAAATTAAAGGAAGTGGATATTCTAAATAATTCTGTTGGCATTTCCAACAGTTTGTTCCGCTCTGCAAGAGCAGATTATATTGAAGTATTGCTTACTCAACGCGAAGCTCTGGAATCAACCATTGATCTTACTGAGATAAAATTGAAACAATTGATGGCAAAAATAAATATGTATAAAGCTCTTGGTGGCGGTTGGAATTAA
- a CDS encoding beta-lactamase family protein, which translates to MRTNISYILMCLFCASLWTACQKEDKIPYTANCNLPSGDSSSIHPKANVYQSVMDEYVKKGMPGISVAIRDKNGLWLGGSGMADINKSILLEPCHISKAASITKMFVGTLTHLLVEDGVLNLDDPISKWLTDKQLKDIKNAKEATIRTCLGHTTGIADVIKDQAFYLAVLNQPDKFWEEEELLDFVRGDEEVFSPGDSVKYSNTNTLLVGMVIEAATGKQHAELIKERLIKPNHLEDTYYYWHDIPPSHTVAQGYFDLYNNGTIVNLTNYNTGSGNGYGGLYSTSIDLLHFVELLFRDKVILKTQSLNAMLTFGHKEENKDRLLGLGVMKSFTERAPDQFAYGHSGRDLGYTADVFYFPNQDMTLSFMINYGTDAESKLQQVFFDFRTAIVDAMMQ; encoded by the coding sequence ATGCGTACCAACATATCTTACATTTTGATGTGCCTGTTTTGTGCAAGCCTATGGACGGCCTGCCAAAAGGAGGATAAAATTCCTTACACTGCCAATTGTAATCTTCCTTCAGGGGATAGTTCATCCATCCATCCTAAGGCAAATGTGTACCAGTCTGTAATGGACGAATACGTCAAAAAGGGTATGCCCGGAATTTCTGTGGCGATAAGAGATAAAAATGGTCTTTGGCTGGGAGGGTCAGGAATGGCGGATATTAATAAAAGCATACTTCTTGAGCCTTGTCACATTTCAAAAGCTGCGAGCATTACAAAAATGTTTGTAGGAACTTTAACGCACTTGCTTGTCGAAGATGGTGTGTTGAATTTGGATGACCCCATTAGCAAATGGCTCACCGACAAACAACTGAAAGATATAAAAAATGCAAAAGAAGCTACCATCAGAACTTGCCTTGGTCATACCACCGGAATCGCAGATGTGATAAAAGATCAGGCATTTTATCTGGCTGTCCTAAACCAACCCGACAAATTTTGGGAAGAAGAAGAACTTCTGGATTTTGTAAGAGGGGATGAAGAGGTTTTTTCACCCGGAGATTCTGTCAAATATTCCAATACCAATACTTTGCTGGTAGGCATGGTCATTGAAGCAGCTACCGGAAAACAACATGCTGAACTTATTAAAGAAAGACTCATTAAACCAAATCATCTGGAGGATACGTATTACTACTGGCATGACATACCTCCATCTCATACCGTTGCACAAGGTTATTTTGATCTCTACAACAATGGCACAATTGTTAACCTGACCAATTACAATACCGGCAGTGGTAATGGTTATGGTGGGCTTTACAGCACCTCCATTGATTTGTTGCATTTTGTTGAACTCCTTTTCAGAGATAAAGTAATTTTAAAAACGCAATCTTTGAATGCGATGCTCACCTTCGGACACAAAGAGGAAAACAAAGACAGACTTCTGGGATTGGGCGTAATGAAAAGTTTTACCGAACGAGCTCCCGATCAATTTGCTTATGGCCATTCCGGCAGAGATCTTGGCTACACAGCGGATGTTTTTTATTTTCCAAATCAGGACATGACACTTTCTTTCATGATCAATTATGGTACAGATGCGGAAAGTAAATTACAACAGGTATTTTTTGATTTTAGAACTGCCATTGTGGATGCCATGATGCAATAG